The following are encoded together in the Janthinobacterium sp. Marseille genome:
- the sodB gene encoding superoxide dismutase [Fe] encodes MEHTLPALPYALDALAPHISKETLEFHYGKHHQTYVTNLNNLIKGTEFENASLEEIIKKSSGGVFNNAAQVWNHTFYWNGLKPNGGGAPTGAVADAINAKWGSFDKFKEEFTKSCVTNFGSGWTWLVKKADGSLDLANTSNAGCPLTGADKPLLTCDVWEHAYYIDYRNARPKYVESFWALVNWDFVAKNLA; translated from the coding sequence ATGGAACATACCCTGCCGGCACTGCCCTATGCGTTGGATGCACTTGCTCCACACATCTCGAAAGAGACGCTCGAATTCCATTACGGTAAACATCACCAGACATACGTAACGAATTTGAACAACCTGATCAAAGGTACCGAATTCGAAAACGCATCGCTCGAAGAAATCATCAAGAAATCCTCCGGCGGTGTTTTCAACAATGCAGCTCAAGTATGGAACCACACCTTCTACTGGAACGGCCTGAAGCCAAACGGCGGCGGCGCTCCAACTGGTGCAGTTGCTGATGCGATCAATGCAAAATGGGGTTCCTTCGACAAGTTCAAGGAAGAGTTCACCAAGTCTTGCGTAACCAACTTCGGCTCCGGCTGGACATGGTTGGTGAAAAAAGCTGACGGCTCGCTCGATCTGGCTAACACCTCGAACGCCGGCTGCCCACTGACCGGCGCTGACAAGCCATTGCTGACCTGCGACGTTTGGGAACACGCTTACTACATCGACTACCGCAATGCGCGTCCTAAGTACGTTGAATCGTTCTGGGCATTGGTTAACTGGGACTTCGTTGCGAAGAACCTGGCTTAA
- a CDS encoding sigma-70 family RNA polymerase sigma factor has translation MSAADSVQQQQVHLLYTEHHGWLHAWLRKRLGNSFDAADLAHDTFLRVLTKDVPLAIREPRALLTTIAQGMVANLYRRRQIEQAYLDALAVLPESHAISPEARAIMLETLVEIDRLLDGLAPLVRKVFLLSQLDGLGQAEIAERLAISIPTVKRYIAKAVAQCCFTELN, from the coding sequence ATGTCGGCTGCCGACTCTGTTCAACAGCAACAAGTTCATCTGCTCTATACCGAGCATCATGGCTGGCTGCATGCATGGTTGCGCAAACGTTTGGGCAACTCTTTCGATGCAGCCGATCTTGCGCACGATACTTTTTTGCGCGTGCTGACCAAGGATGTGCCGCTCGCGATCCGCGAACCGCGTGCCTTGCTGACCACGATTGCACAAGGCATGGTCGCCAACCTGTATCGTCGGCGCCAAATCGAACAGGCTTACCTCGATGCATTGGCCGTGCTGCCGGAGTCGCATGCGATCTCGCCCGAAGCGCGCGCAATCATGCTGGAGACATTGGTCGAGATTGATCGCCTGCTTGACGGTTTGGCGCCATTGGTACGCAAGGTATTTTTGTTGTCGCAACTCGACGGTTTGGGCCAGGCCGAGATTGCCGAACGGCTGGCGATTTCAATTCCTACAGTTAAACGTTATATCGCCAAGGCTGTGGCGCAATGCTGCTTCACGGAGTTGAACTGA
- a CDS encoding FecR domain-containing protein, whose translation MSAHMPLQSAAAIPQEVRKRAAEWLVELQADTVTDDTRKQWQRWRDAHPDHLRAWQKIEAFGEKLQTLSSPLAHAALTTPGSAGRRQAIKTLAIMLFAGGTTWLVEEQLPWRQWSADRRTGVGERATITLADGTLLELNAETSVDIHYSDTQRIVRLLSGDIMITTAHDPRQASGGKARPFLVETRQGSIRALGTQFSVQQRNEQRGGASKVSVFEGAVEIRPNLKGEARILQAGQQTSFTADGFSAIEAVDEAVTAWRQGMIVAQDLPLRDFLKELGNYRPGHIDCDDKIAQLPVTGTYPLKDTDKVLDMLQTTLPLQVRFVTRYWVTLHAV comes from the coding sequence ATGTCGGCCCACATGCCGCTGCAGTCTGCCGCAGCGATTCCACAAGAAGTGCGCAAGCGCGCAGCGGAATGGCTGGTCGAACTGCAAGCAGACACGGTAACCGACGACACGCGCAAACAGTGGCAGCGTTGGCGCGACGCACACCCTGATCATTTGCGTGCGTGGCAAAAAATCGAAGCCTTCGGCGAAAAACTGCAAACACTGTCTTCGCCCCTGGCGCATGCGGCACTCACCACGCCGGGTTCGGCAGGGCGCCGCCAAGCCATCAAGACTCTGGCAATCATGTTGTTTGCAGGTGGTACGACCTGGCTGGTAGAAGAACAATTGCCGTGGCGGCAGTGGTCTGCGGATCGCCGCACCGGTGTCGGTGAACGCGCAACGATCACTTTAGCCGATGGCACTCTGCTTGAACTCAACGCAGAAACTTCGGTGGACATTCATTACAGCGACACGCAACGTATTGTGCGCCTATTGAGCGGCGATATCATGATCACGACTGCGCATGATCCCCGGCAGGCCAGCGGTGGTAAGGCGCGTCCCTTTCTGGTGGAAACAAGGCAGGGCAGCATACGGGCACTCGGTACGCAGTTCTCGGTACAACAAAGGAATGAACAGCGCGGCGGGGCGAGCAAGGTCTCGGTATTTGAAGGGGCGGTTGAAATACGTCCGAACCTGAAAGGGGAGGCACGCATCCTGCAGGCAGGCCAGCAAACCAGTTTCACCGCCGACGGTTTTAGTGCTATCGAAGCGGTGGATGAAGCAGTGACGGCATGGCGGCAAGGCATGATAGTGGCGCAAGACCTGCCATTGCGTGATTTCCTGAAAGAGTTGGGCAACTATCGTCCCGGCCATATTGACTGCGATGACAAGATCGCGCAGCTTCCCGTCACTGGCACTTATCCCCTTAAGGACACCGACAAGGTGCTCGATATGCTGCAAACCACCTTGCCATTGCAAGTGCGTTTCGTCACACGCTACTGGGTCACCTTGCATGCTGTGTAA
- the cysT gene encoding sulfate ABC transporter permease subunit CysT, giving the protein MNLSLRFFRSTPILPGFSMSFGFSTLYISLVILLPISALLLYVSGMSWDQYWFAITDARVLQSYKITIQGAFYSTIIVTFIGFLLAWIITRYDFPGRRLIDSLVDLPFALPTSVAGITLSALFIPTGWLGQWFEIFGIKISYAFPGIVVAMTFTSLPFIVRSVQPVLEDMEKELEEAALMLGANKWQIFWRVILPTLIPALITGSSQAFIRSLGEFGAVIMIAGNIPFETEVTSLMLFVRLQEYNYPAAAAIASVVLLASLILLFLLQVVQGRFFKKA; this is encoded by the coding sequence GTGAACCTGTCTCTTCGCTTTTTCCGTAGTACGCCTATCCTGCCGGGCTTTTCGATGAGCTTCGGCTTCTCGACGCTGTATATCAGCCTGGTGATCCTGTTGCCGATTTCGGCGCTGTTGCTGTACGTCAGCGGCATGAGCTGGGATCAATACTGGTTTGCGATTACCGATGCGCGCGTGCTGCAAAGCTACAAGATCACGATCCAGGGCGCGTTTTACTCCACCATCATCGTGACCTTCATCGGTTTCCTGCTGGCGTGGATTATTACCCGTTACGATTTCCCCGGCCGTCGCCTGATCGATTCACTGGTCGACCTGCCGTTTGCACTGCCGACCTCGGTCGCAGGCATTACCCTGTCCGCTTTGTTCATCCCGACCGGCTGGCTCGGACAATGGTTTGAAATCTTCGGCATCAAAATTTCCTATGCCTTCCCCGGCATCGTCGTCGCGATGACCTTCACCAGCCTGCCTTTCATCGTGCGCTCGGTACAACCGGTGCTGGAAGACATGGAAAAGGAACTGGAAGAAGCCGCACTGATGCTGGGTGCCAATAAGTGGCAAATTTTCTGGCGCGTGATTTTACCGACGCTGATCCCGGCACTGATCACCGGTTCGTCACAAGCTTTTATCCGCAGCCTCGGTGAATTTGGTGCGGTCATCATGATCGCCGGCAATATTCCATTCGAAACCGAAGTGACTTCGCTGATGTTGTTCGTGCGCCTGCAGGAGTACAACTACCCTGCCGCTGCCGCTATCGCCTCGGTCGTGCTGCTGGCCTCGCTCATCCTCTTGTTCCTGCTGCAGGTTGTGCAGGGACGATTCTTCAAGAAAGCATAA
- the rarD gene encoding EamA family transporter RarD: MSKGITFSVTSSILFAVLYYYSTLLAPLNGEEIFGWRTLLTFPFLTLFIWSRRQQGLILNLLHRMRQNPALILGALATSAFLGVQLWLFMWAPLHGRALNVSLGYFLLPLTMLMTGRIIYKERLSRLQNLAAMCAAVGVANELLQIGSLSWETMLVALGYPVYFVLRRRLGSNNIGGLWFDMVFLIPAGVWFVYAGDVGIASLSDFPRLYVLIPVLGVLSAFALLFYMIASQTLSLSLFGLLGYVEPVLLVVVALLLGETIDGAEWLTYIPIWIAVLLLIVEGVKNVYTRHNLKI; this comes from the coding sequence GTGTCCAAAGGTATTACGTTTTCCGTCACCAGCTCCATCCTGTTTGCGGTCCTTTATTATTACTCCACCCTGCTGGCACCGCTGAATGGCGAGGAAATCTTTGGCTGGCGCACGCTGCTGACCTTCCCCTTCCTGACGCTATTCATCTGGTCGCGGCGGCAACAAGGCCTGATCCTGAACCTGCTGCACCGGATGCGGCAAAATCCTGCGCTCATCCTGGGTGCGCTCGCCACTTCGGCTTTCCTCGGTGTGCAACTATGGCTCTTCATGTGGGCACCGCTGCATGGTCGCGCGCTGAATGTGTCGCTCGGCTACTTCCTGCTGCCGCTGACGATGCTGATGACCGGTCGCATTATTTACAAGGAACGCCTGTCGCGCCTGCAAAACCTGGCCGCGATGTGTGCCGCCGTCGGCGTCGCGAATGAGTTGCTGCAAATCGGCAGCCTGTCATGGGAAACCATGCTGGTTGCGCTCGGCTATCCGGTTTACTTCGTGCTGCGTCGTCGCCTCGGCTCAAACAATATTGGCGGGCTGTGGTTTGACATGGTGTTCCTGATCCCCGCTGGTGTGTGGTTTGTCTACGCCGGCGATGTCGGCATAGCGTCACTCAGCGATTTCCCGCGACTGTATGTACTGATCCCCGTGCTCGGCGTCCTCAGCGCGTTTGCACTGCTGTTTTATATGATCGCCAGCCAAACCCTGAGCCTCAGCCTGTTCGGTTTGCTCGGTTATGTGGAACCGGTCTTGCTGGTGGTAGTCGCCCTGCTGCTGGGTGAAACCATAGACGGTGCGGAATGGCTGACTTATATCCCGATCTGGATTGCAGTCCTGCTGTTGATCGTCGAAGGCGTGAAGAATGTTTACACACGTCACAACCTGAAGATTTAA
- the xseA gene encoding exodeoxyribonuclease VII large subunit, producing the protein MISDRSPSPPSSAPAVLSVSALNQAVSRMLERNFPLSWVSGEISNFTCAASGHWYFTLKDSAAQVRAVMFRGRAQYADFMPREGDKVEVRALVTLYAPRGDYQLSVEAIRRAGVGNLYEAFLQLKEKLNAEGLFDPARKRAIPSFARTIGIVTSPQAAALRDILTTLQRRAPHVRVILYPTPVQGEGSANKIAQAIATASARAECDVLLVCRGGGSIEDLWSFNHELVARTIVGCDIPVIVGVGHETDFTIADFAADLRAPTPTAAAELAATPRADWLARLEAQADDMRYVLKRQLSDTAQTLDWLSRRLISPAAYIAHERMKLQNLQARLGHATRIPLSKAQFALAQLRNRWLSQLPDTQAQRLHVINHARRMSNQINNHIASQRQSLAALSAQLEMLNPQRTLERGYAMITDEKGKIVRAPKELQPRQSVTVRLADGTAQVGIASVQETLE; encoded by the coding sequence ATGATTTCTGACCGCTCCCCGTCCCCTCCGTCTTCCGCTCCGGCCGTACTCAGCGTGTCCGCGCTGAACCAGGCCGTCTCGCGCATGCTGGAGCGCAATTTCCCCTTGTCCTGGGTTTCCGGTGAAATCTCCAATTTCACTTGTGCTGCATCCGGACACTGGTACTTCACACTCAAGGACAGTGCCGCCCAGGTGCGCGCGGTGATGTTCCGTGGTCGAGCCCAATATGCAGATTTCATGCCACGCGAAGGCGACAAAGTGGAGGTGCGCGCACTGGTCACCCTGTATGCGCCGCGCGGCGATTATCAATTGAGTGTGGAAGCGATACGGCGTGCCGGCGTCGGCAATTTGTACGAAGCTTTTTTGCAATTGAAGGAAAAGCTGAATGCCGAAGGTTTGTTCGATCCGGCGCGCAAGCGTGCTATCCCAAGCTTTGCCCGCACTATAGGCATAGTCACCAGCCCCCAGGCTGCCGCCTTGCGCGACATCCTGACGACACTGCAACGCCGCGCACCGCATGTACGCGTGATCCTGTATCCGACGCCGGTACAGGGCGAAGGCTCGGCCAACAAGATTGCACAAGCGATAGCGACCGCTTCCGCCCGTGCCGAATGCGATGTGCTGCTGGTGTGTCGTGGTGGCGGCAGTATTGAAGATCTGTGGTCGTTCAACCATGAACTGGTGGCACGCACTATCGTCGGTTGCGACATCCCGGTCATCGTCGGCGTCGGCCATGAAACCGACTTCACCATCGCCGACTTCGCCGCTGACTTGCGCGCACCGACCCCGACCGCCGCTGCGGAACTCGCGGCGACTCCACGCGCCGACTGGTTAGCCCGGCTGGAAGCACAAGCTGATGACATGCGTTACGTGTTGAAGAGACAGTTGTCCGATACCGCACAAACGCTGGATTGGCTGTCACGCCGCCTGATCAGCCCGGCCGCATATATCGCGCATGAAAGAATGAAGCTGCAAAACCTGCAGGCACGCCTCGGCCATGCAACCCGCATCCCGCTCAGCAAGGCGCAGTTCGCGCTGGCGCAATTGCGCAATCGCTGGCTCTCACAATTACCGGATACGCAGGCGCAACGTTTGCACGTGATCAATCATGCGCGTCGCATGAGCAATCAGATCAACAACCATATCGCGAGCCAGAGACAAAGCCTGGCCGCCCTTTCCGCGCAACTCGAAATGCTGAACCCGCAACGCACACTGGAGCGCGGTTACGCGATGATCACTGATGAAAAAGGAAAGATCGTGCGGGCACCGAAAGAATTGCAACCGCGCCAAAGTGTGACAGTGCGGCTGGCGGATGGTACGGCCCAGGTGGGTATCGCCAGCGTGCAGGAAACGCTGGAGTAA
- the cysP gene encoding thiosulfate ABC transporter substrate-binding protein CysP, which yields MFKKVVLLTAATATLLSGAAQAQEKPLLNASYDVAREVFAAINPKFQAKWKAETGQDLKIDQSFAGTSRQAQDIIQGKKVDTVTFNQVTDIDILAQRGLVRKDWQKAFPNNSSPYYSTIAFLVRKGNPKNIKTWDDLVRDDVKVVFPNPKTSGNARYTYLGAWLYANEKFKGDEAQTKQFVGKLLHNVVNFPTGGRGATVAFAQNNQGDALLTFESEVINIAKSDEFKSGAYEIVVPPVSVLAEFPVAVVDKVVDEKGTRKVATAYLNYEYSREIQLLLTTFNYRVHHPDVAKVVADRYAKVRLIDPTKVLGSWDDIQAKHFAGGAVLDQLLSQRR from the coding sequence ATGTTTAAGAAAGTTGTTTTACTGACAGCGGCAACCGCCACTTTGCTGTCCGGCGCCGCCCAGGCACAGGAAAAACCTTTGCTCAACGCGTCGTATGACGTGGCACGTGAAGTGTTCGCTGCGATCAATCCTAAATTCCAGGCTAAATGGAAAGCCGAAACCGGCCAGGACCTGAAGATCGATCAATCGTTTGCCGGCACCTCGCGTCAGGCACAAGACATCATCCAGGGTAAAAAGGTAGATACCGTTACTTTCAACCAGGTCACCGACATCGACATCCTGGCGCAACGCGGCCTGGTGCGTAAGGACTGGCAAAAAGCCTTCCCTAACAATAGCTCGCCTTACTACAGCACCATCGCTTTCCTGGTGCGCAAAGGCAATCCAAAAAATATCAAAACCTGGGATGACCTGGTACGTGATGACGTAAAAGTCGTTTTCCCTAACCCGAAAACTTCCGGTAACGCACGCTACACCTACCTCGGCGCATGGCTGTACGCGAACGAGAAGTTCAAAGGTGATGAGGCTCAAACCAAGCAATTCGTCGGCAAACTGTTGCACAACGTTGTGAACTTCCCTACCGGTGGCCGTGGCGCAACTGTAGCGTTCGCACAAAACAATCAGGGCGATGCCTTGCTGACCTTTGAATCGGAAGTGATCAACATCGCGAAGAGTGATGAATTCAAGTCCGGCGCTTATGAAATCGTCGTACCACCAGTCTCGGTACTGGCTGAGTTCCCGGTTGCTGTCGTTGACAAAGTTGTCGATGAAAAAGGCACGCGTAAAGTCGCAACGGCTTACCTGAACTATGAATATTCGCGTGAAATCCAGCTCTTGCTGACCACCTTCAACTACCGCGTCCATCACCCGGACGTCGCTAAAGTGGTTGCTGACCGTTACGCAAAAGTCCGCCTGATCGACCCGACCAAGGTACTGGGCTCGTGGGATGACATCCAGGCCAAGCATTTTGCCGGTGGTGCCGTACTCGACCAATTGCTGTCGCAACGTCGTTGA
- a CDS encoding methyl-accepting chemotaxis protein has translation MNILNVRIGARLAMGFGAIFILMATLIVLALLRFNSIGEINHQMVDSDWVKAEAAATIDVTTRANARRNMELLMETESAKVAALFADIAKNKKAIDEAVVVLDKLIYTDKGKALMQEFKEARGKYVASFGKVGKLVADNHRDEARQILLSETLPALDVVQGIVAQLTAVQKKMVEERGATAAGHIDAAIQMMMVLGALAAVGGIALAYWITHSITKPLHEAVKIAQTVAAGDLTSVIEAKYKDETGQLLRALKDMNGSLIRIVGEVRHSTEAIAIASTQIASGNMDLSSRTEEQASSLEETASSMEELTGTVRQNADNARQANQLALTASSVASKGGDVVSQVVDTMGSINDSAKKIADIIGVIDGIAFQTNILALNAAVEAARAGEQGRGFAVVAGEVRSLAQRSAAAAKEIKTLIGDSVQKVNAGSRLVDDAGSTMQEVVASVRRVTDIMGEITAASQEQTTGIEQINQAVIQMDSVTQQNAALVEQAAAAAASLQHQAGSLAQVVGVFKLHHSEALHVLPATPKATVSVLPQKAAAVQIANKAVPPPKEGKRPELAVAGDEWEQF, from the coding sequence ATGAATATCTTGAATGTAAGGATTGGCGCCCGGCTGGCCATGGGTTTCGGGGCGATATTCATCCTGATGGCGACGCTGATCGTATTGGCCTTGCTGCGCTTTAACAGCATAGGCGAGATCAACCATCAAATGGTCGACAGTGATTGGGTCAAGGCCGAGGCTGCGGCAACCATAGACGTGACCACGCGCGCCAACGCCCGCCGCAATATGGAATTGCTGATGGAAACCGAGTCGGCCAAGGTCGCCGCGCTGTTTGCCGATATTGCGAAGAATAAAAAGGCGATAGATGAAGCGGTAGTCGTGCTGGACAAGCTGATTTACACCGACAAGGGCAAGGCGCTGATGCAGGAATTCAAGGAAGCGCGCGGCAAGTATGTGGCTTCATTTGGCAAGGTCGGCAAACTGGTGGCCGACAACCACAGGGATGAAGCGAGGCAAATCTTGTTGTCTGAAACCTTGCCGGCGCTGGACGTGGTGCAGGGTATCGTCGCGCAATTGACAGCTGTGCAAAAGAAGATGGTGGAAGAGCGCGGTGCAACGGCCGCCGGCCATATCGATGCAGCGATCCAGATGATGATGGTGCTGGGCGCGCTGGCAGCTGTTGGTGGTATTGCGCTGGCTTACTGGATCACGCATTCGATTACCAAGCCGCTGCATGAGGCGGTGAAGATTGCGCAAACCGTCGCGGCAGGCGACCTGACCAGCGTGATCGAAGCCAAATACAAGGATGAAACCGGCCAGTTACTGCGGGCGCTGAAGGATATGAATGGCAGCCTGATACGCATAGTCGGTGAGGTACGTCACAGCACCGAAGCGATTGCGATTGCGTCGACCCAGATCGCCAGTGGCAATATGGATTTATCGTCGCGTACCGAAGAGCAGGCGAGTTCACTGGAAGAAACCGCCTCGTCGATGGAAGAACTGACCGGTACCGTGCGGCAAAATGCAGACAATGCGCGCCAGGCGAATCAATTGGCTTTGACTGCTTCGTCGGTTGCAAGCAAGGGTGGCGACGTGGTGTCGCAGGTGGTTGATACGATGGGTTCCATCAATGATTCGGCGAAAAAAATCGCCGACATCATCGGTGTCATCGACGGCATCGCTTTCCAGACCAATATCCTTGCCCTGAATGCTGCAGTGGAAGCGGCGCGTGCCGGCGAACAGGGGCGTGGCTTTGCCGTGGTGGCAGGCGAGGTACGCAGCCTGGCACAACGTTCAGCGGCTGCGGCGAAGGAAATCAAAACCCTGATCGGCGATTCGGTACAGAAAGTAAATGCCGGTTCGCGCCTGGTCGACGATGCCGGTAGCACGATGCAGGAAGTGGTAGCCAGCGTGCGCCGCGTGACCGATATCATGGGTGAAATCACCGCTGCCAGCCAGGAACAAACCACGGGTATAGAACAGATCAACCAAGCCGTGATCCAGATGGATAGCGTGACCCAGCAAAATGCTGCGCTGGTTGAGCAGGCTGCCGCTGCGGCTGCGTCGCTGCAGCATCAGGCCGGTAGCCTGGCGCAGGTGGTCGGGGTATTTAAACTGCATCACAGTGAAGCGCTGCATGTGTTGCCGGCAACGCCGAAAGCAACGGTGTCGGTATTGCCGCAAAAGGCTGCTGCGGTACAGATAGCGAACAAGGCTGTGCCACCGCCAAAGGAAGGCAAGCGTCCCGAACTGGCCGTGGCCGGCGATGAATGGGAGCAGTTTTAA
- a CDS encoding TonB-dependent siderophore receptor — translation MTVNSAYAQEAAVRTYTVPAGSLTSALNRFGRDAGIMLSFSSETTNKLQSKGLNGSYTITAGLQALLAGSGLEAVRQANGGYTLQASLQSSQQDAVLAPVTVRAQADETTEGSGSYTTRATGAGTRMSLSLRETPQSVSVISRQQMDDQNLVTLTDVLRQTPGIVVDRVDERVLFTSRGFDLSPMINGIPTLAFNSVAGESGLLSTAIYDRVEVVRGAAGLLNGVGSPGGSINLVRKRPTSDFSGRATVGLGSWNQYNTEIDLSNKLNAAGTVRGRVVGSYTDGDNFIDYKQRRENVFYGAVEADIAPDTIASVGYEFQKNSIKGGNFGQAPLFFSDGSRTNLPRTFNSSTPWSSWDVQQDRFFLNLEHKLNNGWSIKAEAAQTKNKRDRVGGDIWLYPSDVDAATGNASIDQGADQARGTNKSFDVFASGPFELFGRTHSASLGLNVNRYSYSVAGALSVPAWPDQIIHSIYDLRGLPRPDFKYSNGAFGADTTQTAVYGSTRLKPTDNLAILLGGRLTWYRNTDWNMSPTGEKTSAEPNRESSVFTPYAGIVYDLNKEYSAYASYTDIFQPNTVRDSSNSVLDPKRGRNLELGLKGEHWDGRLNTSLAVFQTDEDNVAVVDAGAPLLPDGTAPSRAVKGARSKGFELTASGELARGWQVMGGYTYFAKRDAEKIMLNTTLPRRLLRIATSYRLPGSWSKLIVGGNVSYQSEISYDEYYGLGSSTQGGLTLLGLMARYEIDKNWSAALNIENVTDKYYYSGLGGYNGYTYGNPRNAWLKLSYKF, via the coding sequence TTGACGGTCAACAGTGCCTATGCGCAAGAGGCGGCCGTTCGGACTTACACCGTTCCAGCGGGTTCACTAACGAGCGCGTTGAATCGTTTCGGGCGTGATGCAGGCATCATGCTGTCCTTCTCGAGTGAAACTACCAATAAACTGCAAAGCAAGGGTTTGAACGGTAGTTATACGATCACTGCGGGCTTGCAGGCATTGCTGGCTGGTAGCGGGCTGGAAGCAGTGCGACAGGCAAACGGTGGCTATACATTGCAAGCCAGTCTCCAGTCATCGCAGCAAGATGCAGTGTTGGCGCCTGTAACAGTGCGGGCACAAGCTGATGAAACGACTGAAGGCAGTGGCTCTTATACGACGCGGGCAACCGGTGCCGGAACGCGTATGAGTCTGTCCCTGCGCGAAACACCGCAGTCGGTCAGCGTCATCAGTCGCCAACAAATGGATGACCAGAATCTGGTGACCCTGACCGATGTCTTGCGCCAGACGCCTGGCATAGTGGTTGATCGTGTCGACGAACGCGTGTTGTTCACCTCGCGTGGCTTCGATTTGAGTCCCATGATTAACGGGATACCGACGCTGGCCTTTAATAGCGTGGCGGGTGAGTCCGGTTTGTTAAGCACGGCCATCTATGACCGGGTGGAAGTGGTGAGGGGCGCAGCCGGATTGTTGAATGGGGTCGGCTCGCCAGGTGGTTCCATCAACCTCGTGCGCAAACGCCCGACTAGTGACTTTTCCGGACGTGCTACGGTCGGCCTGGGCTCCTGGAATCAATACAATACTGAAATCGATTTGAGCAATAAGCTTAATGCCGCAGGTACGGTACGCGGTCGGGTGGTGGGTTCCTATACTGATGGCGATAACTTCATCGATTACAAGCAGCGCCGCGAAAACGTGTTCTACGGTGCCGTTGAAGCGGATATCGCGCCGGATACGATCGCCAGTGTTGGGTATGAATTCCAAAAGAATTCGATTAAGGGCGGCAACTTTGGTCAGGCCCCCTTGTTTTTCAGCGACGGTAGCCGCACGAATTTGCCGCGCACATTTAATTCGAGTACGCCGTGGAGTAGCTGGGATGTGCAGCAGGACAGGTTCTTCCTGAACCTGGAGCACAAACTCAACAATGGCTGGAGCATCAAGGCCGAAGCAGCGCAAACAAAAAACAAGCGCGATCGCGTGGGTGGCGATATCTGGCTCTATCCGTCGGATGTGGACGCTGCCACGGGTAATGCCAGTATCGACCAGGGCGCGGATCAGGCGCGCGGCACGAATAAATCCTTTGATGTCTTTGCCAGCGGACCGTTTGAGTTGTTTGGTCGTACGCATAGTGCCAGCCTCGGGCTTAACGTGAACCGTTATTCATACTCGGTAGCGGGTGCCTTGTCGGTTCCGGCATGGCCTGATCAAATCATCCATAGTATTTATGATTTGCGTGGGCTGCCCCGGCCTGACTTTAAATACTCCAACGGAGCCTTCGGTGCGGACACCACACAAACCGCTGTGTATGGATCTACCCGTCTGAAACCGACTGATAATCTCGCCATTTTGCTGGGTGGGCGCCTGACCTGGTATCGCAATACGGATTGGAATATGAGTCCGACCGGAGAAAAGACCTCAGCAGAGCCGAACCGCGAAAGCAGTGTCTTCACCCCGTATGCCGGCATCGTTTATGATTTGAATAAGGAATACTCGGCGTACGCCAGCTATACCGATATTTTCCAGCCGAATACAGTCAGGGATAGCAGCAATAGTGTGCTCGACCCGAAACGCGGACGTAACCTGGAACTTGGCTTGAAAGGCGAGCATTGGGACGGCAGGCTGAATACCAGCCTGGCGGTTTTCCAGACCGATGAAGATAATGTGGCGGTGGTCGACGCGGGTGCGCCTTTGCTGCCGGATGGCACGGCTCCTTCGCGTGCGGTCAAAGGTGCACGCAGCAAGGGCTTTGAGCTGACGGCTTCAGGTGAATTGGCGCGGGGCTGGCAAGTGATGGGTGGTTATACTTATTTTGCCAAGCGGGACGCTGAAAAAATAATGCTCAATACAACGCTACCGCGCCGTTTATTGCGGATCGCAACGAGTTATCGTTTGCCGGGTAGCTGGAGCAAACTCATCGTGGGCGGTAACGTGAGTTATCAAAGCGAGATTTCGTACGACGAGTATTACGGTCTTGGAAGTAGTACGCAGGGTGGCTTAACCCTGCTCGGCTTGATGGCGCGCTATGAAATCGATAAGAACTGGAGCGCCGCGCTGAATATCGAAAACGTCACCGATAAATACTATTACAGTGGTCTCGGCGGTTATAACGGTTACACCTATGGCAATCCGCGCAATGCGTGGCTGAAGTTGAGTTATAAGTTTTGA